A region of Staphylococcus sp. IVB6181 DNA encodes the following proteins:
- a CDS encoding YozE family protein, which yields MKDYSFYQFALTVRGRPDDKGRLAEQIFDDLAFPKHESDFHTLSDYIETEASISLPMYVFDDLFEEYQEWLKF from the coding sequence ATGAAAGATTATTCATTCTATCAATTTGCACTGACAGTGCGCGGCAGACCAGATGATAAAGGTCGGCTGGCTGAACAGATTTTTGATGATTTAGCTTTTCCAAAACATGAATCGGATTTTCATACATTGTCTGACTATATTGAAACTGAAGCTTCTATCAGTTTGCCGATGTATGTCTTTGATGATTTATTTGAAGAATACCAGGAATGGTTAAAATTTTAA
- a CDS encoding GNAT family N-acetyltransferase: MIRTATHNDLNAISALTEDAKEIMKKDNNPQWDEHYPLIEHFEEDIQNNSLFVLEENDKIYGYIVIDQNQSKWYDELEWPIDRTGGYVIHRLAGSKDYKGAATALFNFAVERALDHDVHVLLTDTYAINHRAQNLFKKFGFHKVGEATLDYHPYDKEDAFYAYYRILEEE; this comes from the coding sequence ATGATTCGAACTGCAACACATAATGATTTAAATGCGATTTCTGCTTTAACAGAAGATGCAAAAGAAATTATGAAGAAAGACAACAACCCGCAATGGGATGAACACTACCCGCTCATTGAACATTTTGAAGAAGATATCCAAAACAATTCTTTGTTTGTTCTTGAAGAAAACGATAAGATTTATGGTTATATTGTTATCGACCAAAACCAGTCAAAATGGTATGATGAACTTGAATGGCCGATAGATAGAACCGGCGGTTATGTCATTCACAGACTCGCCGGTTCCAAAGACTATAAAGGTGCCGCAACAGCATTGTTCAACTTTGCTGTTGAACGAGCGCTCGATCATGATGTTCACGTATTATTAACTGACACTTACGCTATCAATCATCGTGCTCAAAACTTATTTAAAAAATTCGGATTCCACAAAGTAGGAGAAGCTACTTTAGATTATCATCCTTATGATAAAGAGGATGCATTCTATGCTTATTACAGAATTTTAGAAGAAGAATAG
- a CDS encoding S41 family peptidase, protein MIHSIQLCIVRKERISVTDHNDETPQSSDEHQTKKTPKFFTIKRWKLITFSILAFILTILLTVFATIAISHKFSGLDKEQRKSFSKVESTYQTLANDYYKKQDPEKLSEAAINGMVKELKDPYSQYMTTEETKSFNEDVSGDFVGIGAEMQQRNKEISVTSPMKGSPAERAGLQPKDVVTKVDDKLIKGKSLTEVVKMVRGKEGTKVTLTVERAHQERDITIKREKIHVKSVEYKKEGDVGVFTINKFQENTAAELKTNIMKAHKQGVKKIVIDLRNNPGGLLNEAVKMANIFIDKNKPAVKLQKGKTIESVDTPTDALKEAKDMEVSILVNEGSASASEVFTGAMKDYNKAKVYGEKTFGKGIVQTTKEYSDGSLLKYTEMKWLTPHGTYIHGKGIQPDVKIASPKYQSLSVIPDDKVFKEGDNDKNVKSIKIGLNALGYKAGDENKDFDAQLKSAVEEFQKENDLSVNGTFDIETNQKFTEKLVDKSNKEDEMLDTLLKKLK, encoded by the coding sequence ATGATACATTCTATACAGCTATGTATAGTAAGGAAGGAGCGTATCAGCGTGACAGACCATAATGATGAAACACCTCAATCTTCGGATGAGCATCAAACCAAGAAAACACCCAAGTTCTTTACAATTAAAAGATGGAAACTGATTACATTCAGTATCTTAGCATTTATTTTGACGATTCTATTGACGGTTTTTGCGACCATTGCAATCTCCCATAAATTTTCAGGTTTAGATAAAGAACAAAGAAAATCATTCAGCAAGGTCGAAAGTACATACCAAACTTTAGCGAATGACTATTATAAAAAACAAGATCCTGAGAAGCTTTCTGAAGCCGCAATCAACGGAATGGTGAAAGAGCTTAAAGACCCTTATTCGCAATATATGACAACAGAAGAAACAAAATCCTTTAACGAAGATGTTTCAGGCGACTTTGTCGGTATCGGCGCAGAAATGCAGCAGCGCAACAAAGAAATCAGCGTAACCAGCCCGATGAAAGGTTCACCGGCTGAACGTGCTGGTCTTCAACCAAAAGACGTGGTCACTAAAGTCGACGACAAATTGATTAAAGGCAAGTCTTTAACTGAAGTTGTGAAAATGGTCAGAGGTAAAGAAGGTACAAAAGTAACATTGACCGTTGAACGTGCACATCAAGAACGCGACATTACAATCAAACGTGAAAAAATTCATGTTAAAAGTGTCGAATATAAAAAAGAAGGCGATGTCGGCGTATTTACCATCAATAAATTCCAAGAAAATACCGCTGCAGAATTAAAAACAAATATTATGAAAGCACATAAACAAGGTGTCAAAAAGATTGTAATAGACTTGCGTAACAACCCTGGCGGTTTATTGAATGAAGCTGTGAAGATGGCAAATATCTTTATCGATAAAAACAAACCTGCCGTAAAACTTCAAAAAGGCAAAACAATCGAGTCTGTAGATACACCGACAGATGCTTTAAAAGAAGCCAAAGACATGGAAGTCTCAATCTTAGTAAATGAAGGTTCTGCAAGTGCATCAGAAGTCTTTACAGGTGCAATGAAAGATTACAACAAAGCCAAAGTTTACGGAGAAAAAACATTTGGTAAAGGTATTGTGCAAACAACCAAAGAATATTCAGACGGCTCTTTATTGAAATACACTGAAATGAAATGGTTAACGCCGCATGGCACATATATTCATGGAAAAGGTATCCAGCCTGATGTTAAAATTGCATCTCCTAAGTATCAATCACTGAGTGTCATTCCAGATGATAAAGTGTTTAAAGAAGGCGACAATGATAAAAATGTTAAATCTATCAAAATCGGCTTGAATGCTTTAGGCTATAAAGCCGGCGATGAAAACAAAGATTTTGATGCTCAGTTGAAATCAGCTGTAGAGGAATTCCAAAAAGAAAATGATTTATCAGTCAACGGTACGTTTGATATAGAAACTAACCAAAAATTCACTGAAAAACTAGTGGATAAATCAAACAAAGAAGATGAAATGTTAGATACGTTACTCAAAAAACTAAAATAA
- a CDS encoding PTS glucose transporter subunit IIA yields the protein MFKKLFGKDNPVEKDIEIYAPISGEYVNIEDIPDPVFAQKMMGEGFGINPSEGVVVSPINGKVDNVFPTSHALGLKADNGLELLIHIGLDTVQLNGEGFKVLVESGDTVSVGDPLVEFDLDYISQNAKSVISPIIITNTDQAENIDIHAQDQLVKNETKVIDVTMA from the coding sequence ATGTTTAAAAAACTTTTTGGTAAAGATAATCCAGTAGAAAAAGACATTGAAATTTATGCGCCGATTTCAGGCGAGTATGTAAATATCGAAGACATTCCAGACCCAGTTTTTGCTCAAAAAATGATGGGTGAAGGCTTCGGCATCAATCCAAGCGAAGGTGTTGTTGTATCACCGATTAACGGTAAAGTCGATAATGTCTTCCCAACAAGCCATGCTTTAGGTTTAAAAGCAGATAACGGTTTGGAATTATTAATTCATATCGGTTTAGATACAGTTCAATTGAACGGTGAAGGTTTCAAAGTTCTAGTTGAAAGCGGAGATACTGTAAGTGTCGGAGATCCGTTAGTTGAATTTGATTTAGATTATATTTCACAAAATGCGAAATCTGTTATCTCACCGATTATTATCACTAACACTGATCAAGCTGAAAACATTGATATTCATGCACAAGATCAATTAGTTAAAAATGAAACTAAAGTAATTGATGTGACTATGGCTTAA
- a CDS encoding undecaprenyldiphospho-muramoylpentapeptide beta-N-acetylglucosaminyltransferase has translation MTKIAFTGGGTVGHVSVNLSLIPIADDRGYQTFYVGSKNGIEKDMIASQLPHTSYFPISSGKLRRYLSFENLKDVFKVLKGILDARKVLKKEKPDLLFSKGGFVSVPVVLAARSLNIPVIIHESDITPGLANKISLKFADRIYTTFEDTLKYLPKSKADFVGATVRDDLKSGNKEQGYQLTGFNNDKKVLLVMGGSLGSKTINDLIRRNLDELLKEYQIIHLTGKGLLDSTIDKEGYRQFEFVTSELTDLLAITDIVVSRAGANAIYEFLTLNIPMLLIPLGLDQSRGDQIDNAKYFQEKGYAQTLPEDEATQQKFMDALHEIESNRSDIEKQMSNYHQLFTKEDLLDKILKDTNQKETRES, from the coding sequence ATGACGAAAATTGCATTTACCGGCGGCGGAACAGTAGGACATGTTTCAGTTAATTTAAGTTTGATTCCTATCGCTGATGATAGAGGCTACCAAACTTTTTATGTCGGCTCTAAAAACGGAATTGAAAAAGATATGATTGCATCGCAATTACCGCACACATCCTATTTTCCAATCTCAAGCGGTAAACTGCGCAGATATCTTTCTTTTGAAAACTTGAAAGACGTGTTCAAAGTCCTTAAAGGCATACTTGATGCACGTAAAGTGTTGAAAAAAGAAAAACCGGATTTACTCTTTTCTAAAGGCGGCTTCGTATCTGTGCCTGTAGTATTAGCGGCACGTTCTTTAAATATCCCTGTCATTATTCATGAATCAGATATTACTCCTGGTTTAGCGAATAAAATTTCTCTGAAATTTGCGGATAGAATCTATACTACATTCGAAGATACATTGAAATATCTTCCGAAATCCAAAGCAGATTTTGTAGGCGCAACTGTTAGAGATGACTTAAAATCGGGTAATAAAGAACAAGGTTACCAACTTACAGGATTTAATAATGATAAAAAAGTACTCTTGGTAATGGGCGGCAGTTTAGGAAGTAAAACGATTAATGATTTAATCCGCCGCAACTTAGATGAATTATTGAAAGAATATCAAATCATTCATTTAACAGGCAAAGGCTTATTAGATTCAACAATCGATAAAGAAGGCTACCGTCAATTTGAATTCGTTACAAGCGAATTAACTGATTTGCTTGCGATAACAGACATAGTTGTCAGTCGTGCAGGTGCAAATGCCATTTATGAATTTTTAACATTGAATATCCCAATGTTGCTGATTCCTTTAGGCTTAGACCAATCACGCGGCGATCAGATTGATAACGCTAAATACTTCCAAGAAAAAGGTTATGCACAGACATTACCTGAAGATGAGGCAACACAACAAAAATTTATGGATGCCTTGCATGAAATCGAATCCAACCGTTCAGACATT